One window of Bacillus alkalicellulosilyticus genomic DNA carries:
- a CDS encoding metallophosphoesterase, producing MWWIGLVISGISLLLYMYIEAHRNRVIESKVELDGFPSGFSGIKLFFISDVHARVISNKILKKIKGKADIVIIGGDLIEKGVPLQRAEENLKKLRDSAPTYFVWGNNDYAGEFRQLDVLLLENRITVLDNTAIPFEQGTDTFYLIGVDDLSFNRSNLDLAVQDCNEGYRVLVSHNPDIIEMIKPEHQIGLLLSGHTHGGQIRIFGWGLRKKGGWEQVRKTTVLISNGYGTKSIPFRLGAPAQAHLITLHSK from the coding sequence TTGTATATGTACATAGAAGCTCATCGCAATCGAGTAATTGAATCGAAAGTAGAATTAGACGGCTTTCCTTCAGGTTTTTCTGGGATAAAGCTTTTTTTTATTTCTGATGTTCATGCTAGAGTCATTAGTAATAAAATACTAAAAAAGATAAAAGGTAAGGCTGATATCGTCATTATTGGGGGAGACTTAATTGAAAAAGGGGTTCCTTTACAAAGAGCGGAGGAAAATCTGAAAAAACTTCGGGACAGTGCTCCTACATATTTTGTGTGGGGGAACAACGACTATGCAGGAGAGTTTCGGCAATTAGATGTCCTACTTCTCGAAAATAGGATTACGGTTCTTGATAATACAGCGATACCTTTTGAACAAGGAACAGATACTTTCTATCTTATAGGTGTCGATGATTTAAGTTTTAATCGCTCTAACCTTGATTTAGCTGTTCAAGATTGCAACGAAGGGTATCGAGTGCTGGTCAGTCATAATCCTGATATCATTGAGATGATAAAACCTGAGCACCAAATTGGACTGTTGCTAAGTGGCCACACTCACGGCGGGCAGATTCGAATATTTGGATGGGGCCTTCGAAAAAAAGGAGGGTGGGAGCAAGTGCGTAAAACAACCGTGTTAATAAGCAATGGCTATGGCACAAAATCAATCCCTTTTCGCTTAGGAGCACCTGCACAGGCACATTTAATTACATTACACTCAAAATAG
- a CDS encoding MerR family transcriptional regulator has protein sequence MASNEGKYNIKAISNMLGIQPGTLRAWERRYQIVEPVRNQAGHRLYTDQHVAVLRWLIEKVNKGFTIGQAVDLLEKGDFTFDHGEVVKNEDYSVQLTEQLLHTLLRFREHEAHTLMNQAFSLYNVDKVMIDILGTLLVKVGSMWENNEITVAHEHFISAFLRMKIGNIFQGFPVDGYLPKVVAVCGPRETHELGLLIFTLFLRRKGFEVIYLGAGIPENDVEFVLKEVEAKFFFTSCTMAVNLIDCLALIDRVKETFPEMTIGLGGSAISGLSKENYEKYGQHIPGETKEDWEKWLSQYLYR, from the coding sequence ATGGCATCAAATGAAGGGAAATATAATATAAAGGCAATTTCTAATATGCTTGGAATACAGCCTGGAACGTTAAGGGCATGGGAAAGACGATATCAAATCGTTGAACCTGTCAGAAATCAAGCCGGTCATCGCCTTTATACGGACCAACATGTGGCAGTCCTTAGATGGCTGATCGAAAAAGTGAATAAAGGTTTTACGATTGGACAAGCTGTTGATTTATTAGAAAAAGGAGATTTCACTTTTGATCACGGCGAGGTCGTTAAAAATGAAGATTATTCGGTCCAATTAACAGAACAATTATTACATACCCTTCTTCGGTTTAGAGAGCACGAGGCTCATACATTAATGAATCAAGCATTTAGTTTGTACAACGTTGATAAAGTAATGATTGATATATTAGGAACTTTATTAGTAAAAGTTGGTTCAATGTGGGAGAATAACGAAATCACTGTTGCCCATGAACATTTTATATCTGCTTTCTTACGAATGAAGATAGGAAATATTTTTCAAGGGTTTCCTGTGGATGGCTATTTACCTAAGGTTGTTGCCGTTTGTGGCCCAAGAGAAACTCATGAGTTAGGTTTGTTAATTTTTACGTTATTTTTACGGAGAAAAGGATTTGAAGTTATTTATCTTGGAGCAGGGATTCCAGAAAATGATGTAGAATTTGTTCTTAAAGAAGTTGAGGCTAAATTTTTCTTTACTTCTTGTACGATGGCTGTTAATTTAATCGATTGTCTTGCTTTAATTGACAGAGTGAAAGAGACCTTTCCAGAAATGACAATTGGACTAGGTGGTTCGGCGATAAGTGGGCTTTCCAAAGAAAATTATGAAAAATATGGACAACACATTCCTGGTGAAACAAAAGAGGACTGGGAAAAATGGCTTTCTCAATATTTATATCGGTAG
- a CDS encoding genetic competence negative regulator has translation MRLERLAMDKIKIFLTFDDLKERGMTKEDLWYDGPKVHELFREMMVEAKDELGFKADGPIAVEVFSLPAQGMVIIVTKGNIDADEYEDDYDDGYIELQVTLDESDDIFYEFASFEDVIQLAGRLYSYGIYGGTLLSYQDRFFLKFEEYDIDIVDEEAVIALLSEYGNPATLTTHRVHEYGKILMELEAVYRIYHTFMNRTK, from the coding sequence ATGCGTTTAGAGCGCTTAGCTATGGATAAAATTAAAATATTTTTAACCTTTGATGATTTGAAGGAGCGAGGGATGACAAAAGAAGACCTGTGGTATGATGGTCCAAAAGTTCATGAATTGTTTCGTGAAATGATGGTCGAAGCAAAAGATGAATTAGGGTTTAAAGCCGATGGTCCTATTGCAGTTGAGGTCTTTTCATTACCTGCTCAAGGCATGGTTATTATCGTTACAAAAGGCAATATTGATGCAGATGAATATGAAGATGACTATGATGACGGGTATATTGAATTACAAGTTACCCTTGATGAAAGTGATGACATCTTTTATGAGTTTGCTTCTTTCGAAGATGTCATACAATTAGCAGGTCGCTTGTATTCTTACGGTATTTATGGAGGCACCCTTCTGTCATATCAAGATCGGTTTTTCCTGAAGTTTGAAGAATATGATATTGATATTGTTGATGAAGAAGCAGTGATCGCTTTGCTTTCCGAATATGGGAACCCTGCGACATTGACGACACATCGCGTTCATGAATATGGGAAAATCCTTATGGAATTAGAGGCCGTGTACCGTATATACCATACCTTTATGAATAGAACGAAATAA
- a CDS encoding D-alanine--D-alanine ligase family protein → MKIAVLYGGTSAEREVSLSSGKGIIAALKNKGHDVIGIDFHPERINEIALLDVDIVYIGLHGRLGEDGKLQGLLDLYGIPYVGSGVLASALAMDKAKAKLFFKDGGIRVAKEKVVHDTFYNRDDFSIPFSYPAVVKPNQEGSTIGLTIAETEEEMLNGIEEAFKFDSTVLVEEFVAGTEVTVAVMGNRGEETAFPVVEIVPKNKYYDYESKYAPGMSEHIVPARVDEKTTEYLQKNAVLAHQVLGCEIYSRVDFIVPHDGTDPVILEVNTLPGMTPTSLYPDAAREVGLSYDDMIEKLVQLSKNK, encoded by the coding sequence ATGAAAATCGCAGTATTATATGGAGGCACATCAGCAGAAAGGGAAGTTTCTTTATCATCAGGAAAAGGAATTATTGCGGCACTTAAAAACAAGGGTCATGATGTCATTGGCATCGACTTTCACCCTGAACGAATAAATGAAATTGCATTATTAGATGTTGATATCGTTTATATAGGGCTTCATGGACGATTGGGTGAGGATGGTAAACTCCAAGGTTTACTTGACTTATATGGAATCCCATACGTCGGATCAGGAGTATTAGCATCAGCACTTGCGATGGATAAAGCAAAAGCAAAATTATTCTTCAAAGATGGTGGAATTCGCGTAGCTAAAGAAAAGGTCGTTCACGATACTTTTTATAATCGCGATGACTTTTCGATTCCATTTTCGTACCCAGCTGTTGTAAAACCGAACCAAGAAGGCTCTACGATTGGATTAACCATTGCGGAAACGGAAGAGGAGATGTTAAACGGCATTGAAGAAGCATTTAAGTTTGATTCGACCGTCTTGGTTGAGGAATTTGTAGCGGGAACAGAAGTGACGGTAGCGGTTATGGGAAACCGTGGTGAAGAAACCGCTTTTCCAGTCGTAGAAATTGTTCCTAAAAATAAATATTATGATTATGAATCTAAATACGCTCCAGGTATGAGTGAACATATCGTTCCTGCTCGTGTCGATGAAAAAACAACAGAGTACCTTCAAAAAAATGCAGTGTTAGCACATCAAGTATTAGGGTGCGAAATATATTCACGTGTTGATTTCATCGTACCACATGACGGAACAGACCCAGTTATTCTTGAAGTAAACACCCTCCCAGGAATGACACCAACCAGTCTGTACCCAGACGCAGCAAGAGAAGTAGGTCTATCCTATGATGACATGATCGAAAAACTAGTCCAACTATCAAAAAATAAATAG
- a CDS encoding YpdA family putative bacillithiol disulfide reductase, translating to MKREEIIIVGGGPCGLAAAIALMEKGFNPVVIEKENVVSAIYKYPTHQTFFSTSEKLEIGNVPFVTVERKPKRNQALSYYREVVKRKGIRVNSFEKVLHVQQEDRGFMVNTTKAIYHCQHVVIATGYYDNPNFLKVPGEKKEHVFHYFKEAHPYFDKDIVVMGGKNSAVDAALELERAGARVTVLYRGSEYSSSVKPWILPEFVSLVNHELVSMVFNADVKEITDDEVLYEVKGEKRTAKADFVFAMTGYHPDHSFLQKIGVEVEPETGRPVFNPDTMETNVPGVFIAGVIAAGNNANEIFIENGRFHGDLIADEITLRK from the coding sequence ATGAAGAGAGAAGAGATTATTATTGTGGGTGGTGGCCCGTGTGGACTAGCGGCTGCGATTGCCTTAATGGAAAAAGGATTTAATCCTGTTGTGATTGAAAAAGAAAATGTGGTAAGTGCGATATATAAATATCCAACACACCAAACGTTTTTTAGCACAAGTGAAAAACTTGAGATTGGTAATGTTCCATTTGTTACAGTAGAGCGAAAGCCTAAACGTAATCAAGCCCTTTCTTATTATCGAGAAGTTGTCAAACGAAAAGGCATCCGTGTAAATTCGTTCGAGAAAGTATTACATGTACAACAAGAAGACAGAGGTTTTATGGTAAACACCACTAAAGCGATTTATCATTGTCAACACGTCGTGATTGCGACAGGATACTATGATAATCCAAATTTTTTAAAGGTACCAGGTGAAAAGAAAGAGCATGTTTTCCATTATTTTAAAGAAGCTCATCCGTACTTTGATAAAGATATTGTCGTCATGGGTGGAAAAAATTCAGCTGTAGACGCTGCTCTTGAACTAGAGCGTGCGGGTGCTAGAGTAACAGTACTATACCGAGGAAGTGAGTATTCTAGTAGTGTAAAGCCTTGGATTTTACCGGAATTTGTTTCGTTGGTCAATCACGAACTAGTGTCGATGGTGTTTAATGCCGATGTAAAAGAAATAACCGATGATGAAGTGTTGTATGAAGTAAAGGGTGAAAAACGAACTGCTAAAGCTGATTTTGTATTTGCGATGACTGGATACCATCCTGACCATTCTTTCTTGCAAAAAATCGGCGTTGAAGTAGAACCCGAAACAGGGCGACCTGTCTTTAATCCTGATACGATGGAGACAAACGTACCAGGCGTTTTTATTGCGGGTGTCATAGCTGCAGGGAATAATGCGAATGAAATCTTTATTGAAAATGGACGATTCCATGGTGACCTGATTGCAGATGAAATAACGTTACGAAAATAA
- a CDS encoding asparaginase, with product MKKVLVIQTGGTIAMQENPETGTVQPNLENPLFSTIQSLSSLASVIVDDFINLPSPHITPKHMLELAQRIQHKTSSEKLDGVVITHGTDTLEETAYFLDLLLDFPIPVIVTGAMRSSNELGSDGPHNLISAVRTAVSPEAYGKGVLVVFNDEIHTAKNVTKTHSSNIATFQSPQYGPIGIVTKKGVDFHHMPLHRDAFNIEKITKNIGLIKVYTGMTDEHIEAFAATTIDGLVIEAFGQGNVPPTIVPSLEKLISRNIPIVLVSRSYSGVVQDTYGYEGGGNHLKKLGVIFTNGLNGQKARLKLMVALETTSSHEELQRYFMK from the coding sequence TTGAAGAAAGTTTTAGTTATCCAAACCGGGGGAACGATTGCGATGCAAGAAAATCCCGAAACCGGTACTGTTCAACCTAATTTAGAAAATCCACTGTTTTCAACCATACAATCTTTATCAAGTTTGGCATCTGTAATTGTGGATGATTTTATTAATTTACCATCGCCACATATTACACCCAAACATATGCTTGAATTGGCTCAACGAATACAACATAAAACGAGCAGCGAAAAATTAGATGGCGTTGTAATTACCCATGGGACAGATACACTAGAGGAAACAGCTTACTTTTTAGACCTCCTTCTAGATTTCCCGATTCCTGTCATTGTGACAGGAGCGATGCGCTCAAGTAACGAACTTGGTTCAGACGGTCCGCACAATCTAATTTCTGCTGTAAGAACTGCCGTTTCTCCCGAAGCGTATGGCAAAGGCGTACTCGTAGTATTTAATGATGAAATCCATACAGCCAAAAATGTTACGAAAACGCACAGCAGTAATATCGCGACTTTTCAAAGTCCACAGTATGGTCCGATTGGGATTGTTACAAAAAAAGGCGTCGATTTTCATCATATGCCGTTACATCGGGATGCCTTTAACATTGAAAAAATCACAAAAAACATTGGTCTCATTAAAGTATATACAGGTATGACGGATGAACATATTGAGGCATTCGCTGCAACTACAATCGATGGTCTTGTCATCGAGGCCTTTGGTCAAGGAAATGTCCCTCCAACCATCGTACCAAGTTTAGAAAAGCTTATTTCAAGAAACATTCCGATTGTTCTTGTCTCTAGAAGCTATAGCGGTGTCGTCCAAGACACGTACGGATATGAGGGTGGAGGAAACCACTTAAAAAAACTTGGTGTGATATTCACAAATGGCTTAAACGGACAAAAAGCACGATTAAAGTTAATGGTGGCGCTTGAAACGACGTCAAGCCACGAAGAATTACAGCGATATTTCATGAAGTAA
- the prsW gene encoding glutamic-type intramembrane protease PrsW has translation MNRLIALLTAAIGPALAILCYLYLRDRYNGIRFTDVFKSFIIGALLVFPIMVLQHAFVTEGFFKGDLTRAFILYGFFEEFFKWFLLFSVTYKHIEFSRPYDGIVYGVALSLGFATVENFLYLLAYGVHTAIFRALLPVSSHALFGIIMGYYLGRAKFETKQNVKYILVLSLLLPVALHGMYDFIIMSADKYILFVLLPFMFFLWWLGLQKVKLTQ, from the coding sequence TTGAACCGGTTGATTGCTCTGTTAACGGCTGCTATTGGGCCGGCACTTGCTATATTATGCTATTTATACTTACGAGACCGATATAACGGCATACGCTTTACTGATGTATTTAAATCATTTATTATTGGGGCTCTCCTCGTATTTCCTATTATGGTTTTACAACATGCTTTTGTTACAGAAGGTTTTTTCAAAGGGGATTTGACGAGGGCATTCATTTTATATGGCTTTTTTGAAGAATTTTTTAAATGGTTTTTGCTTTTTTCAGTGACATATAAGCATATTGAATTCTCAAGACCCTATGATGGAATTGTATATGGGGTTGCTCTTTCCTTAGGATTTGCGACGGTTGAAAATTTCCTCTATCTTCTTGCATATGGAGTTCATACGGCAATTTTTAGAGCGTTACTCCCTGTAAGTAGTCATGCGCTGTTTGGAATTATTATGGGGTATTATTTAGGACGAGCAAAGTTTGAAACGAAGCAAAATGTGAAATATATATTGGTATTGTCACTCTTGCTACCTGTAGCTCTGCATGGAATGTATGATTTTATCATTATGAGTGCAGATAAATACATTCTTTTTGTGCTACTTCCTTTTATGTTTTTCTTATGGTGGCTTGGGTTGCAAAAAGTAAAATTGACGCAATAA
- a CDS encoding methionine biosynthesis PLP-dependent protein: MKRDKLETTLVQIGNRICERTGAVNTPVYFSTAFRHTGIGESTGYDYARTGNPTREVLEQAIATLEEGDRGFACSSGMSAIQTVLSLFEQGDEILASLDLYGGTYRLFEQGWKRWGLTFAYGDPRNLKEFEAKITENTKALFIETPTNPLMQEADIPALVKIAKKHGILLIVDNTFYTPLLQQPIVDGADIVIHSASKYLGGHNDVIAGLIVGKGKELCDRIGYYHNGIGGTLGAFDSWLLIRGMKTLALRMEQHQRNAQEIAKFLEEHEAVVDVLYPGRGGMISFRIQDESWVNPFLQQLKLVSFAESLGGVESLMTYPATQTHADIPQDIRLANGVCNRLLRFSVGIENSKDLIADLAQAFAHVQELKGAN, translated from the coding sequence ATGAAAAGAGATAAACTTGAAACCACATTGGTACAAATAGGGAATCGAATTTGTGAAAGAACAGGAGCGGTGAATACACCCGTTTATTTTTCAACTGCTTTTCGTCATACGGGAATCGGTGAATCGACGGGATATGATTATGCTAGAACAGGAAACCCAACAAGGGAAGTGCTAGAGCAAGCCATTGCAACACTTGAAGAAGGCGACCGAGGATTTGCATGTAGTTCAGGAATGTCAGCAATTCAAACTGTATTGTCATTATTTGAACAAGGTGATGAAATTCTTGCTTCTCTAGACTTGTACGGCGGAACCTATCGATTGTTTGAGCAAGGGTGGAAGCGCTGGGGTTTAACATTTGCTTATGGCGACCCTCGTAATTTAAAAGAATTTGAAGCGAAAATCACAGAAAACACAAAAGCGTTATTTATTGAAACACCAACTAATCCATTGATGCAAGAGGCAGATATTCCAGCCTTAGTAAAAATAGCAAAAAAGCATGGTATTTTACTAATCGTTGATAACACTTTCTATACTCCACTTTTACAACAGCCTATCGTTGATGGAGCGGACATTGTCATTCATAGTGCGTCAAAGTATTTAGGAGGCCACAATGATGTTATTGCTGGTTTAATCGTTGGTAAAGGAAAAGAGCTATGTGACCGAATTGGTTATTACCATAATGGAATTGGAGGAACGTTAGGAGCATTTGATTCTTGGTTACTTATTCGTGGCATGAAAACATTAGCCCTTCGAATGGAGCAACACCAACGCAATGCACAAGAAATTGCGAAATTCTTAGAAGAACATGAAGCTGTTGTTGATGTGCTTTACCCAGGTCGTGGGGGGATGATTTCTTTTCGTATTCAAGATGAAAGCTGGGTTAATCCATTTTTACAACAGTTGAAACTAGTTTCTTTTGCTGAAAGTTTAGGTGGTGTTGAAAGTTTAATGACATACCCGGCCACTCAAACGCATGCTGATATACCACAAGATATTCGATTAGCGAATGGCGTTTGTAATCGTCTCCTTCGTTTTTCAGTAGGAATTGAAAATAGCAAAGACCTTATTGCTGATTTAGCTCAAGCTTTTGCTCATGTTCAAGAGTTGAAGGGGGCTAACTAA
- the metC gene encoding cystathionine beta-lyase → MEKDFHFQTKLLHNNHKVDKGTGAVSVPIHHSSTFHQFDFDTFGKYDYARSGNPTREVVEEAIAQLEGGTRGFAFSSGMAAISTAFMLLSKDDHIVLTKDVYGGTFRLVTRVLTRLGIDHTFVDMTNLEEVEANIKENTKLLYMETPSNPTMKVTDIRGVVELAKKYDCYTFLDNTFLTPAFQRPLELGVDVVLHSATKFLGGHSDVVAGLAVVKDEELGNELAFLHNSFGTILGVQDCWLLLRGMKTLSVRMEYSSKGALEIATWLSKHEAVKKVYYPGLEDDPGYTLQKSQASSAGAVLSFELEDREAVKKFVDAVEVPVFAVSLGAVESILSYPATMSHAAMPPEEREARGISDGLLRLSVGLESIEDLIADFEQALRSSK, encoded by the coding sequence ATGGAAAAGGATTTTCATTTTCAAACGAAGTTGCTTCATAATAACCATAAAGTCGACAAAGGAACCGGAGCAGTAAGTGTTCCAATTCACCATTCTTCTACGTTTCATCAATTTGATTTTGATACATTCGGAAAATATGATTATGCGCGCTCAGGTAATCCAACGAGGGAAGTCGTTGAAGAAGCAATTGCTCAATTAGAAGGCGGGACACGAGGGTTTGCTTTTTCTTCAGGAATGGCTGCGATTTCTACGGCGTTCATGTTACTTTCAAAAGATGACCATATCGTCTTAACAAAAGATGTATACGGTGGTACGTTTCGCCTTGTGACTCGCGTTTTGACAAGACTTGGCATTGACCATACTTTCGTAGATATGACAAACTTAGAAGAAGTAGAAGCAAATATAAAAGAAAATACGAAGCTACTTTATATGGAAACTCCGTCGAATCCAACAATGAAAGTAACCGATATTCGAGGAGTCGTCGAGTTAGCTAAAAAATATGATTGTTATACATTTTTAGATAATACGTTTTTAACACCTGCGTTTCAAAGGCCGCTTGAATTAGGGGTAGATGTTGTCCTTCATAGTGCAACGAAGTTCCTTGGTGGACATAGTGATGTCGTTGCAGGATTAGCCGTCGTAAAGGATGAGGAGCTTGGCAATGAACTAGCTTTCCTTCACAACTCTTTTGGAACCATTTTAGGAGTTCAAGATTGCTGGTTGCTCCTTCGAGGAATGAAGACACTTAGTGTTCGAATGGAATACTCCTCAAAAGGTGCATTAGAAATTGCAACGTGGCTTTCAAAGCACGAAGCTGTTAAAAAAGTCTATTATCCTGGATTAGAAGATGATCCTGGTTATACATTGCAAAAAAGCCAAGCATCTAGTGCTGGAGCGGTTCTATCATTTGAGCTAGAAGATAGAGAGGCTGTCAAAAAGTTTGTAGATGCAGTGGAAGTTCCGGTTTTTGCAGTAAGTCTTGGTGCAGTCGAGTCAATTTTATCATACCCAGCAACAATGTCTCATGCGGCGATGCCACCAGAAGAGCGTGAAGCTAGGGGGATTAGCGATGGATTACTACGATTATCAGTAGGCCTAGAAAGTATAGAAGATTTAATTGCTGATTTTGAACAAGCATTACGTTCTAGTAAATAA
- a CDS encoding bifunctional homocysteine S-methyltransferase/methylenetetrahydrofolate reductase, translated as MSFLDTLSSKIIIGDGAMGTLLYSQGVDYCYEELNLTKKDEIQAVHRKYIDAGANLIQTNTYAANRIKLAKYGLEDKVALINKEAFRLANEVRTPETFIAGTIGGIRGIQKQSIDMSEIKESFQEQLSSLLEEKLDCILLETFYDIEEIKESVILARTMTDIPIIAQVSLGDVGVLNNGLKVADAFQILTDLGADVVGLNCRMGPYHMIRSFEEVPISGNTFLSAFPNASLPDYRDGRFFYQSNPAYFGESAMELRKQGVRLIGGCCGTTPEHIESIAKAVAGLSPVTEKELKQPVQRRVEISFEKKNQPLEQVVRERKSIIVELDPPKKLDIEKFMVGAKELHRAGVDAITLADNSLASPRIDNMALGSLVQQQTGAKSLVHVTCRDRNLIGLQSHLMGLHTLGIHEVLAITGDPTKVGDFPGATSVYDVTSFDLISLIKQLNEGISFSGKSLGHNANFSVAAAFNPNVRHLDKAVLRLEKKISCGADYFMSQPIYSEQQIIDVYHATKHLDKPIYIGIMPLTGSRNAEFLHNEVPGIKLTDEIRQAMADCGEDKEAAKREGIAIAKSLIDTAFELFNGIYLITPFLRYDMTVELTSYIQQKVKAQEISNSRLAKEV; from the coding sequence TTGAGTTTTTTAGACACTTTATCATCAAAAATAATTATCGGTGACGGAGCGATGGGAACCCTTCTTTATTCTCAAGGTGTCGACTACTGCTATGAAGAATTAAATCTAACGAAGAAAGATGAAATTCAAGCGGTACACCGGAAGTATATTGATGCTGGAGCAAATCTCATCCAAACTAATACGTATGCAGCTAATCGAATTAAGCTTGCTAAGTATGGCTTAGAGGATAAGGTAGCTCTTATAAATAAAGAAGCATTTCGACTAGCTAATGAGGTACGGACTCCTGAGACGTTCATCGCTGGGACGATTGGTGGTATTCGTGGGATCCAAAAACAAAGTATTGACATGAGTGAAATCAAAGAGAGTTTTCAAGAACAACTTTCTTCATTACTAGAAGAAAAGCTAGATTGTATTTTATTAGAGACCTTTTATGATATTGAAGAAATAAAGGAATCTGTTATCCTTGCACGTACTATGACAGATATTCCAATTATTGCTCAAGTTTCTTTAGGTGATGTAGGCGTTTTAAATAACGGGCTTAAGGTAGCGGATGCGTTTCAAATCTTAACAGACTTAGGGGCAGATGTTGTTGGCTTAAATTGTCGAATGGGTCCTTATCATATGATTCGTTCATTTGAAGAAGTTCCGATTTCAGGGAATACATTTTTATCAGCTTTTCCGAATGCAAGTCTACCTGATTACAGGGACGGTCGCTTCTTTTATCAATCCAATCCTGCTTATTTCGGCGAAAGTGCAATGGAACTCAGAAAACAAGGAGTTCGATTAATCGGTGGTTGTTGTGGAACAACGCCTGAGCACATTGAATCGATTGCAAAAGCGGTAGCTGGTCTTTCGCCTGTCACAGAGAAAGAATTAAAACAACCTGTGCAAAGACGTGTGGAGATTAGTTTCGAAAAGAAAAATCAGCCGTTAGAGCAAGTTGTTAGAGAACGTAAATCAATTATCGTTGAGTTAGATCCACCAAAAAAATTAGATATTGAAAAATTCATGGTTGGAGCGAAAGAGCTTCATCGTGCAGGTGTGGATGCTATTACGTTAGCGGATAATTCACTTGCGTCTCCGCGAATTGATAATATGGCGCTTGGGTCTTTAGTTCAACAACAAACAGGGGCCAAATCTCTTGTCCATGTGACGTGTCGTGACCGAAATTTAATTGGCTTACAATCGCACTTAATGGGACTTCATACGCTTGGTATTCATGAAGTACTAGCGATTACAGGAGACCCAACAAAAGTCGGTGATTTTCCGGGTGCCACATCGGTCTATGATGTTACCTCATTTGATTTAATTAGCTTAATCAAACAGTTAAATGAAGGAATTTCTTTTTCGGGGAAATCGTTAGGCCACAATGCGAACTTTTCTGTAGCAGCAGCTTTTAACCCGAATGTTAGACATTTGGATAAAGCGGTCTTACGATTAGAGAAGAAAATAAGTTGTGGTGCGGATTATTTTATGAGTCAGCCGATCTACAGTGAGCAACAAATTATTGATGTTTATCATGCAACAAAGCACTTAGATAAACCAATTTATATTGGCATCATGCCATTAACCGGCTCTCGAAATGCTGAATTTTTACACAATGAAGTTCCAGGTATTAAGCTAACAGACGAAATTCGTCAAGCAATGGCGGATTGTGGGGAAGATAAAGAAGCTGCCAAACGTGAGGGAATTGCAATTGCAAAGTCATTAATAGATACAGCATTTGAATTGTTTAATGGAATTTATTTAATTACCCCATTCTTACGATATGATATGACGGTGGAGCTTACGTCTTATATTCAACAAAAAGTGAAAGCCCAGGAAATTAGTAATTCACGCTTAGCCAAAGAGGTATAA